A region from the Pseudomonas promysalinigenes genome encodes:
- a CDS encoding class I SAM-dependent methyltransferase: MPYHPSADQIVDLYDRHAATWNNLRTDHFIDRKWIERFRSLLSPSATVLDLGCGSGQPIAGFLIETGAYVVGVDSSNQMLALCSAKFPAHEWIHADMRTLALDRQFDAILAWNSFFHLKPQDQRRMFPVFHRHAAPGALLMFTSGPSHGEALGVFEGETLYHASLDPQEYSEQLHHHGFEILDHIAEDAECGGQTVWLVRHLP, encoded by the coding sequence ATGCCTTATCATCCATCCGCAGATCAGATCGTCGATCTCTATGATCGCCACGCAGCAACTTGGAACAATCTTCGCACCGATCACTTTATCGATCGCAAATGGATTGAGCGCTTTCGCTCATTACTATCGCCATCAGCAACCGTCCTTGATCTGGGCTGTGGTTCTGGCCAGCCCATCGCGGGTTTTCTGATTGAAACTGGAGCTTATGTGGTTGGTGTGGATTCCTCTAACCAAATGCTTGCTCTGTGCAGTGCAAAATTTCCTGCGCACGAATGGATCCACGCAGACATGCGCACCCTGGCGCTGGATCGGCAGTTTGATGCAATCCTGGCCTGGAACAGCTTTTTTCACCTCAAACCGCAGGATCAGCGTCGGATGTTCCCGGTATTCCACCGGCATGCGGCACCAGGTGCTTTATTAATGTTTACCAGTGGCCCTTCACATGGGGAAGCCTTGGGCGTATTCGAGGGTGAAACGCTGTACCACGCTAGCCTTGACCCGCAGGAATACAGCGAGCAACTTCATCATCACGGCTTTGAAATTTTGGATCACATCGCCGAGGATGCAGAATGTGGCGGCCAAACCGTATGGCTAGTACGGCACCTGCCCTAA